The Tachysurus vachellii isolate PV-2020 chromosome 19, HZAU_Pvac_v1, whole genome shotgun sequence genome segment ACCACTGTTCATTTTATCCCTATTGTTATCCGATCTTCCTCGGTGTGCTATGCAGTCTGCTAGTAAGAGTACAGGATGACTGTTGTTTTTGATCAGAAACAGCAATAGGCAAAATGACTACttcattattttactttcatgtCACATGTCACAATATGTGTCCGGGTTCATTAATTTTTTCACTCAATCTAACAAATCAATCTAACTTTTGTACATGTGAGATAATTGCAAATGCCCAATGCTGAAGTGGTTTTCAACAAAACTTATCAAAAACATCTCAAATTCATATAATATGTCTTTTTATatggttatattatatattgttatacATTTTTAGACATTCGTTCCCAGACCATCAAAATGGTCTTATTCTAGAGTAAATTTGCCAAAATAATATCATCTTAAACTTGAAACAGAAAAGATGCCTAAAAATACTTAATAATCTTAAGTAATACTACTGctaagaagaaagaagaagaagaagaagaagaagaagaagaagaagaagaagaagaagaaaaagaagaagaagaagaagaagaagaagaagaagaagaagaagaagaagaagaagaagaagaagaagaaaacttatTCAAGGTAAAGTTtgctaaaatatttttctgcagTTTCTCTGAATCAAAAAGTCATAAACAAATTTTGATCATTGATATACGTTAAGATactgcagtgtttttttgttttttttgtttttttttgccagaatgctcacaaaagaaataaaattagcaTTGAAAGAGCATGTATTGTACCATCAGTAGCCAATTTCATCTGTATCCCATCTGAGTGAAAAACCAGTATCACCCAAAACTTCTCCTGTTggttaagggggaaaaaaagctgttttctcTCTGGTTCTGCTAATCTGTGAATTGGGCCTCTTAAAacctttcttcctctttcacaATCCTTTACTGTATCCACAtcgttatatatttattttatccatCCTGCTTCACTTTCTTTAGGTTTCTACGTCACCCTTGTGATGCACTTTTCCTCATCATTATTATACCTCTGAAAACACGTGACTCAAGTAACTTCCTAAATATTCCCTGAATCTGATCATAACTGAAAACAAACAAGTCCTTAAAAAAATGTACTATATGCAGACAGTGTTGAAACCAAGAAAACCCATAAAGCAGTTTTTTTACATGCTGGATGCTAACGTTGTGGTCATTTCTGCCCCCTAGTGACCGCAACGCTGCATTACAGTTGTTGAGAACGTTCTGCTAAAAGTCTGGTGAAAGCCTgattactgtacacacaccgaccctttccggataagattggacacacTTGGTCTCCAGACCTATCTatattaaagaatataaaacTAATGAATGAGAAGAATTAAAGAATATAAAgctattctttcatttttttttattttattttaatatttttatatattttatgtacataTCTACTCTGCACTAGCCATATTCTACACATTTTGTACACAGTTTTTATTGTATACATGTTTACAACTGCATTTTCTACCATCTGTTTCCATTTACACTATATCTGTttacatctctgtgtgtgtgtgtgtgtgtgtgtgtgtgtgtgtgtgtgtgtgtgtgtgtgtgtgtgtgtgtgtgtgtgaacgtgtgcaCCTTTTAAACGAGAGAGCCTTAATTTTGTCATGCAGCTGTACAATGATAATAAAGTATTCTATTCTCTTATAAACGTATGAAATCGTGTGCTTGATTGGAATAAATATCTGCACCCAACCTGAACTAGACACTTGTGATGTGCTGTTGTGATCTTTGTATTATCTTTCGTATTTCCTCATCACGTCTTGTTTAACCTTCTTAAACGTAATACTAGTGTTGTCAGTCTGATTGTGTGAAGATCCAAAGCATATGCTGGTCTCAGTATAGAGAGCACAGTGAGCTGATGgcaaatgaaatgaattcaaTAAAGAATATGCATTTTTCCACTGTATCTTGGTGGGTCCATCACAGTACCTTCAACAGCTGATTTAGTGCAATTGGAACACAGGAAAAACAGGAGGAGACAGAGGGGTGAATGGGTGGATGACTGGAAGACAGAGAATAGTCAGTAAGAGCAGGGGGAGGCCTGAACCTCCAGCCCAGGAAAACCAGTGGGACGGACATTGATGCTAGGGCAACGTGAGAGGCTAATGTTACTCAGGCAGGTGGTAATTAAATAACAGAAACAACAGATGAGGATTAGTGTGATACCCACATACCAAGAGAATTGTATGGGGTAAAGAACCaaacagacatatatatatgaatacacACCTCATTATTAGAAactacacctgctcattcatgcagttagaTAATCAGCTAATCATATGGTAGCAGCCCAGTGCATAAAGTCATTTTAATACATGTCAAAAGCTTCGAGTAAAGTTCACCTTAAATAtcaaaatgtagaaaaagtgtgatctctgtgactttattcAAGGCATGGATGTTTGTACTGGAAGGGCTGGATTGAGTAATTCAGGAACtaaaatttcacacacaacagtctctagagtttacgcagaatgatgcaaaaaaaaattaaaaataaaaataaaaataaaaaaaataaataaataaaaagcagagtGAGTGACGGTTCTGTGGATAGAAACACCTTATTTATAAGAGAAGCCGGAGGAAAATGGCCAGACAGGTTTGTGTTGCTGGGACTCAAATAATAATGTACTATTGTGGTGAGGAGAAAAGGATCTCAGCACGTGTAAACGCACAACAAAGCTTGAAGAgtatgggctacaacagcagaccaCACCGAGTTCTACTCctatcagccaagaacagaaatctgaggctTTCGTGAGAACAGGCTCTCCCTGCAGACCCCCTGTAAACAGCATGCTTTTTCACAATTTCACACTATCTTTTGTAAACTCTAAAGAATTTTGTACATGAAAActccaggagatcagcagtttctaaaatactcagaCGAGTCCTGTTACCAACGATTTGGTCGATTGAAATGGttgaatttccttttttttccctcagctttacaatggttttcttttctcccaTATCCATTTTAAGCCCAAATAGCCTTCACAGGTAAAACCAAGGGCTCAAACATAACCATGCGGGGTTATTAACTTTTAAACAATCAGTCAAACAGGGCACACATTTTCAGCTTAGCATGTGTTCTGATATTTTTGATCACTTTAAAAATGGCTGGGTTCAAACAAAAGTTAAACATTTAACAAGaatcaaatgatttaaatgaacaAGTTCATCAAATTTCTGATCATCACTGAGGGTAAGAATCTCCACTATGTTATATAGTAGCCTACAAAGCCAACAAAAATATTACTATCCTGAATTTCTATCTCTATTATAACTGCCAATACTGTATTGACACACCAATTAGGCTAATTATAGGTAGAATTAAACTGCAAATGAGAAAGACTCCTATCGCaacactgcactgtgtgtgtaaaagacttTAAAACATACCATTTCTGCACACAAGTGCCTCTTTTCACCTTGTGGTGGAAACCTCACATACCCTGCTTGTGTCTTCTGTGAAAGGGGGCCCTCTTTTCCTCCAGAAAGACCTCACTCACCATGCCTGTGCTGTAGAGATTAGGGCGGATCTGACTGTAATGAAATACTGCAGGAAGTGGCTTTATCCACTTCCAACGTCATGATTGTGGTCTGGCACTGAAAGGAACACAACCAAGAACCCATCAATTATCCCTCAGTGCATGAGACAATTGGCTACGTATGTGTTTGGGATCAGAAAATTGAGAAGTTGATAGACAAGGTACACTGCTTCAGGTTAGGAAATATAGGACAATGGTAAGAGTAGAAGAAGACAGTATAGAGAGATGTAGTTAAGAGAGATAAAGTTGTAAACGAGCAGCACCatacaaattaaacacaataGTGCATATGCTGGACCCATTTCCTGTTTGAAACTGCACACTTGAGACATGGGACAAAAgttataatgtatgtgtgtcgGGGGCAACGTTTAACGTACAAACTGGGCAACTTTGGTCATACCTCTTGGAGAACCCGAAGAACTGTGCATAAGAGTTTTCTTCCTGTCACATTTCCTCAGCACAATAGCAGGGTCCATGACTCTGACTTCCCAAgccaaaattattattattattattattatttattgcaaaTATGGCACGATTATTTACAGACAGCATATCCTGTTGTACACTCCAGTGTCTTTATCATGATCTGACTCTGCAGAAGAATCCATCAGTCACTACTCTGTAAAATAGCAATTGCAGAAGTGATGATAACGTAATGCCTAGAGGATCGTACTTCAACACTGTCGTGCAGTTgattcctcttttttttccactcgTTACGATTTGTTACGATGATCTGATATCCTTAGTAAAGGTGATTTTGAATTCATTCTCAAACACTTGGTCTCTAATAACACCAGCAGACTACTGTCGTTGTACAGGTTCACATAAAAGGTATTAGAAACTCATTAGTTCGAATTGCAGTCATCTCTTTATTAATGGCTGTAATGACATTCTATGCAGGTCCCTATTTTACCCATACTTGAGTTAGAATATGAAAGGTTAGCCAGAGAGCTTTAGGCGTGTCTCTAATACAGGGCCATAAATCTTGATGCTTAATCCCTGTTACATTGTGCAGAATTCTATCAATCAGTATTAGCTTAACCGATGCACTATTTTAAAGGGGGATGAGTACACAAGCATTACCCATTCCCTTTAGCCTAGACAATCCAAATATTCCCATCATCTTCCCATCTCTCATTCCCATCATATTCCcatagttttattatttgctttgtagatattattttatagttGTCTGTTATCTAGTCAGTTTACCTGTATTGAACTGTGAAtggcagggccggccctgcgcataggcagaataggcaaatgctaagggcgccgcccaccactgGGGGCGCCCgggcgcccaaattattatttttattaatatatatgtatatatattttattacctgagaagttcattcattcattcattcatcttctaccgcttatccaaactacctcgggtcacggggagcctgtgcctatctcaggcgtcatcgggcatcaaggcaggatacaccctggacggagtgccaacccatcgcagggcacacacactctcattcactcacgcactcacacactacggacaattttccagagatgccaatcaacctaccatgcatgtctttggaccgggggaggaaaccggagtacccagaggaaacccccgaggcacggggagaacatgcaaactccacacacacaaggtggaggcgggaatcgaaccccgaccctggaggtgtgaggcgaacgtgctagccactaagccaccgtgcccccttacctgagaagtattttatttatatatttattatacatattttattgctgtaagaaaggcaaggaaagaaaggtctccgtaatatagttttttttatatagtttgtgtgtgtttccaaaatattttcaaaataaagaaaaacaggacaaagctgtgcagtttgtttctgtgtaagtttatgaacaaaatgatcggaacacaattgtctgtgattccgggggcaccaggtgaaatcttgcctagggcagcaaattggccagggccggccctggtgAATGGTATGTGCACCATATGTGTTAGCGGGTTCTTGTTTTAGAATTCTAACTCAATTCTAGACGAAACAGTGCCATAGTTTAACTTATTGGATCACCTGTTTTCTGTTCACTGTGTTCAGGCTGTGGTCCTAATGGCTTGGCTTCCTTTACGAGTTATCTGCATCCCGATCTGCTCTGGGGCTCTGAGACCTGAGGCATGTGTAAAGAAACTGACATGAGCTGAACCGTGTGAAATGCAAtaatccacacacactgaacttATCCATAGATTTACTGTGGCAGCTGCTGATGAACTCTCTGTGTCAAACATCATAACTGAAAGATATTGTGTACCCGTTTTATCAAGTTTGACTGAAGATTTACAAACCAAaccccaaaaacaaaacaatggcCTGAGTAGTCAATTTTATTGTAAAGATGATGGGTTAATAAGCTAATGGCACAAGTACAGCTTCCTCAGTAAATCTGAACGTTTGGGTGTAACAGTATGTCAAAATCAaagtacaaatacacagacacacacacacacacacacacacacacacacacacagaggggggaAGGGAGCATTATCTTCAGCTTTAATTTAAGGATATTTGCATCCATATCAGGTGAACAGTGCAGGAAATACAGGGCATTTATATCTTTTTGAGAGACCAaaagtaataattaaataagtaaataattggCTGTTCAGCTGTCCCATAGTCAGATTTAACCACAAAAAACAGCAGATAACAGAACAGTTCTTTCAATGGTGAAGAAAAGtgtatcatacagtatatcatatcatatatcatatcatatcatatcatgatATTCCTGAATTGATTTCAGTATAATCCAGTGTAATACtcactgtacagtatacaacTATACAATATGATTTTACAGTGTTGGTGCAGTTACGAGGTTCTAAATTGTAGCTTACTCctgactcagtgactcagtCGAATCAgttgatgtattcattgctAGAGGCCTCACAGAAtttttgtacatcgctctggatatgggtgtctgccaaatcccataaatttaaatagaaatgtaaatgaatcaaGCATTCAGTTCATAAACAGAGAATTTGAAGCAACTTCCCTAAAATCACATGAAGATGGTTAACACAGATGAGAAGTTAGAAGGTTTTATTTAAGCAGTAAAGACATAAATCAGTGTTACTTTGTTGAGTTTCAGCTTGCGTTCATTCCATTCTGAAATCTACCCTGCAAACTgtgtattgttgtttttgtgctcATGCTCAGATGATACAACTAATCCTTTTATTACCAATTCTTCCTGATTTGAGACAGGCATGttagagcgagcgagagagtaATAAAACGTCAAAGTATTCATTGCTTTACTGACTGAAACTCTTATATCTGTTATTAATCTATGTTTCTGTCTGGTAAATGATTAGACGTAGTGctttaaatgtgtgaaaactACCTCCAGGATGAGGGAGGTGAGTAGACTTTAGAGTACAGTTTGGGTCGATTAAAGACTTGTCTATGCATTAACTTGACAAATTGCAGGCCTGAACCCGCTTTTCTAAAGCCGAGTCACAACCTCAAAGCCAAAACAACAGACAACTGTCTTCCTTCACATAGAACTACATACGAATAGAAGAATAGCTCAGTCCAATGTGCACACATACTACTTAACCtgagctttattttttaaacaaacaaataaataaatatacattttttgtatgCCCTCCTGTCCCAGGATATCTAAATCCACTGcatattttgtaaaatgttttacatatttaattatgttctgtttaatttaatgttaCAATCAGTTCCATATACATCGTCAGCCTTTAGATGACGAAGCAAATAGATGATAGAACAGgcgatataataaaataatacataatataatattctctTTCTCCAAcaaaatcatccatccatccatttttttacacagagtCCTACACAGAGTTGTGGGGAGCCTGTAGTCTATCTCAggggactcggggcacaaggtaggggacaccctggacagggatTCAACCCATTTCATGGCACAcccacactacagacaattaagATATGCCTGTAACACTTCTTTGGTCTGCGGAGGAAATCCCTAAGGCATGTAAAGAGCATGTTAataccccacacacactgcagaggtGGGTATCAAATcccccaaccccagaggtgcAAGGCATGCATACTAACCACGATGCCATTGTGCTCCCACCAAATCCCTTGGTCATTCCCAATATCATAAACATTAGCAAAGAACTCAAACACAGACCAAAACACATCAGATATCAGATTCAggatataaaatacacattaagGTAAAATGACCATTAAGCACAGTTTGACATGTAATAAGTTGaataaagaagtaaaaaatTGCAAATAATTGCCAAACAGTCAGTGAGGAGGATGGTGCTGCGAAGTGAAGtgaattacattaacattaaaatcactGGCATAGAATATGGACTGTACTGAAGAAAATGCCTCCAAACCCTATAGAATGTGGGGTTGAATGTTAATTATTGATGTTTTGGGGCTGGTTTGTGGATGTTGGTTCAGGTGCTCTTATGAAGACTGATGGCATCAATAGTTCTGTTAAATACCTGAATAACTTCACCTCTCCCAGAAGTAGATGGAGCTTTAAACATCTTAATGATCCCCAACATGTATTCAAATCATGAcggaaatgtttaaaataatacaaaatcaaTGTTTGTGTGAATTTCTTGATaattgtttttacattattattattattattattattattattattattattatctgaatTGAAGAATGCTAATCTCTCTGGGTGGTTACACTTACACAAAAAAGAATTatagaaatgtattatatatacgtatatacatacatacatacacatatctgtatgtgtgtgtgtatatatattatatatatatatatatatatacacacacacacacacacacacatacagatatgtgtatgtatgtatgtatgtatatgtatgtatatgtatgtgtatgtatgtatgtatatatataatacaaaataaataaaataaattatataaaataaaaaataacaaaaaaaaactatcctttagtttttttatacaaattttcTAGAGTTGAGTGCAATAGACCTACACAAGCAGTGGAGACATACAGCCATGACTTTGCTTTCTCATCACAAAACCAGGTGCAGGTGACAAATTCTCAGTAACTGCTGTATACGTGGTCTCTACTTAAATCCCGTGGAAATGAGACTTCCCCTTTTTGCTCTCTTGTGTAACGgaaagtttttgttttctccATTTCCTCTCTTAAGCAGGCAACAACACATGATCACatactatactgtatttatgtaaCTGTGAGCTTATTTCATGTGACCAGGTCATTACCTTCAGGTAAACAACTAAACCTACAACAAATGAAAGTCCTCAAAAAACCCTGCTGGGAAAAAAGGGCAAAAGAAAGgcaagagaaaagaaacaatgGTACAGTGGTTTGCGTTCTTACTGATCTCTCACATGcaagttagagagagagagagagagagagagagagagagagagagagagagagagagagagagagagagagagagagagagagggagacagacagagagagacagacagacagacagagagagagacagacagacagacagagagagagacagacagacagagagacagacagacagagagagagagagagagagagagagagagagaggaagagagaggaagagagacagagacagaggaagagagagagagagggagacagacagacaaacagagagagaaagagagaggcagacagagagagagagagagagagagagagagagagagagagagagagagagagagactagtgTTCAACAAGTGATGTAAGATGTTGCTTAAAATTTTTTGAAGAACTTAAtctacaaagaaagaaagaaaggaaaaaaaaaagaaaaaggctgTAACCActttaaaaggttttaaagaCCGGTACATACAGTTTTATACGCTTGACTTAACTGGATAATAGCAGATTTTAAGCGTAAACCTAAATAATATAATCTTCATACATTTCTCTTCTAAACATTTTGTTAATCTTCTTAACTCTAAGAAAGACTCTGTACTTtaagtactgtatgtatcttttacacagaaaaaggtTTAGGCATATCTTTAATTAGCTCTTCAAGTAGTTGTCCTTAAGGTCTCATTATATATTAGATCCatgtaaaatatacacactGAATACACTGGATGGTACAGACTGTTTAGACTTCTATTTCAACTTGTTTTATTAAGAGAGTAGATTTCAagatataaaatacaacaaacaagtGAATCAAACAGATTAAAGTGCACCTAAATTTGGCATGTGTATACATTAGCGTCATACATTTAatcacatatataaacacacattcattcatgctcatacacacatttaGTTGTTTCTGGGATTCACCAACACTGGATTTGTCAACATTAGAAGGGTCAAGTCTCGTCCTTAGCTGAAGCAATCCATATTGGCTTTGGCTCGTTCCATCTCATGAAGGAAGTTATAGAACTGGGGTAGAGTCAGTTCTGCAAGagcacagagaaaagaaaaatatctagAATATCTAACCTACAATATCAATAATAAAGATCTGAAATTGATTATGGGCATAAATATTAATGCTAAAATAAATGGTGCTCATAAACAGTCATGAAATGAAACGTTAgaagttatatatttttatttatttgctatatAACCTTAAAACTAATTCTAAATATCTAACGAGCTATAAAACACAGCAGCAGGCTAAAACCCAGCAAACAGAGCATGTTCAGTTAAATGAATTaggaactgaaaaaaaattcttaccCATATACACATTTTCTGTTGTGTTGCCCTTCCTGAGCACCAGCTTAAGCTGTAAAGAATTACAaaagtaataaagtgtaattCGTTTAGTGAAGTTCGTTTGTGAGTGACACACCTAAACCTGTAAACAGTTTGACATCATGCTTACTGAGCTCAGGCTTCATGGCTATAATATATAGTGTTAAAAAGCAAGCCCTTAGGCCATCAATCGTGTGTGTCAGCTTTGTGTGTGGAGGTGGTAGGATATTTATTCGGGTAGGCTGAAGAGTGACTTGCAGTTGAAAAACTGTTCtgaaaaaatgacaacaaagcATCCTGTGATGTGAtcaatcacataaaaaaaacattttgtaatatGTGTGTCTTCAGggctgggagagagagagagaaggctaTTCTAACAGAGACAGTGATAAGAGCTAGTGCTCTCTTTGTCCTTTGCACTGTGCAtaccttttcttcttctgtgcTTCACACAGGACGAGGCCCAGTGTTTCTTTTGACTTTTGTAAGCGACTCTTTATTTAAGTGGTCAACAGAGTTCATTACAGTGTGTCTCTTTTCAGTGCTGGGTTCTAAATCATGTATGATTAATTACCTGCAAGAAGATGTTTCCGGCCTTCTGTAGTTCACTTGTCCCTACAGTAACTACAAAGGTAGGAAATGGTTTTAGAAGTAGTCGTTACATCTCAGCTCATTATTTGTAGTAAGAACTGTGTGTACAGAAATCTGATAAAAGGACAAAGATTCGGAAACCAAGCACCACATATCATACAGAAAAGAACAGCATGTTACATTCTGTCCAAAAATCGATAATTAATTACCACCAAATTTCCATTCCATATCCACCAGCTGGTTGACCATCAGTGTCTGTGCAACTGCCAGTCTGGACAACATGGGGTAGTGAATCCTCCACTAGGACATGAAACATGCATACAACCCATACATTATATTTGAATAGAAATGTGTCCCATGATGCGTGAAACACAGtcatacatttatacaacagtCTAAATATAGAAAAAGCAAACTATCTTAGTGATGGCATGTAAAGACAATGTGGCGCAATGTTTCTTTGTAGATGATTTATTTACCTGATCAGAGAAGTGGCTGGCTTTGTCTTCAGTCAAACCTACACAATGACACAGGGAACAGAAATTAGCATTATTTAATCTACAGTGACTGCATAAGTATTCACTCACCTTAAAGTTTTCTATATGCTGTAGTTTTGCAACCTGGAACTGAAATAGACCTCATTTTGCCTTTCAGTTTTCCATTTCATCTAATGTTTTAAGATGCTAGAAGGTGTTTCTCGTATTGACTCGAGTGGTTAAGgccctgggttgttgatcggaaagtcgggttcaagtcccagcattgccaagctgccacagtCGTGCAAtcgaacaaggcccttaaccatcccTGATCCAGGGGCACtgcatcatagctgcccctaCGCTTCGACCCGGGATAGGTGAAGAAAGAATgccactgttctgtaatgtatatgtggtgataataaaggcttctattcctTAATTTAATTGCCTGATGTTTTAGCTGCAAGTCATCTGAGATGAGTGTTTATCAGCTTATGGATCTTGATATTTTTAGCCATCCTATCTGGCAAAATTGCTCAGAGATGTTTGGTGAATAgtaattttcagatttttgctGTAAATTTTCTATCTGATTGAGGTCGGAGCTTTGACTGAGCCGTTCAGGTCATTCATTTTGAACCACTCCAAAGTACCAGTGGCAGATTCATTAGGGTTCAATAGattcattgtcatgttggaaggtGAAGCTCTGTCCCATTTTCAAGCCCTTTACAGACCGGAACAGATTGTACTCTGGAGTTGCCATGTATTTGTCCCCATCCATCTCTCCTCATCCCAAAAACATGGTGATGCCACCAGCATGCTTCACTGCTGAGATGGTGCTCTCCGGGAGCTAGTGTTCTGTATAAACATACCATTTAGTGCAAGGACCAAGGTAAATTCTGCTCTCTTCAGAAGAAAGGatattttaacacatttgttgGGTTGCCTAACATGTCTTTTGGCAAACTCCAAACAGGATTTCTTAAAGTGCTACAATCACTCTTCCTTAACCATTCTTCCATGAAAACCCAGCTTTGTGGAATGCCCCGTTTTTGTTTGTACAAAGTTCTTCATTCTCTGACTAACGCCTTCCTTATTTAGTCCACAGTTGTGACATTTTCTTTCAATTAttagtcaggtccataaatattgggacatcgacacaattctaacatttttggctctatacaccaccacaatggattagaaatgaaacgaacaagttgtgctttaactgcagactgtcagctttaatttgatggcatttaaatccaaatcaggtgaacggtgta includes the following:
- the commd7 gene encoding COMM domain-containing protein 7 gives rise to the protein MLQLHFTKETLPDNVSSDFQTLNKFNEQQFLSLTDLLYQFLLEPKESEQFLAQLCEFAGENGMAAGPLRGLMKSILLLPHGAMKKNLTAEQVKEDLLSLGLTEDKASHFSDQWRIHYPMLSRLAVAQTLMVNQLVDMEWKFGVTVGTSELQKAGNIFLQLKLVLRKGNTTENVYMELTLPQFYNFLHEMERAKANMDCFS